TACAGTGAATTAATAAATATCCTCATAATATCCAGAACAAAGTTGATCTtgaataaatatatgcatttattcatAAATGTATGAATGAACAAGTAAACTTTACTTCAGAAGTTATTCTAAAAGATTCTAGGCAACACATAAATGAACtccatatattaatttatttcagaaatatttattaacaacCCACTATGTGTCATGTACTCTTCCAGAGACTGGTgatataaaagtaaacaaaaaagacTCCCAAAAATGATCAACTTGGGAGTACTTACTCCAGAGCTTCTAAAATACTGTATCTTCCAGGAATAGAAGTATAAATGTAACTTTCTTTTTGCAAAGACCACAATAGCCATCCAGGCTCTTGTGCCAACTCTTCTACCACTTGGCAATATGATGTTAGGAGAGAAAGACATTTACTATCTCAGACTTCATGGAGGCTTATGGTCCTCATCTCTCAAATCCCTTCTAGTTCTCAGAGTCTGTAAGTCTAggtaaacatgttttttaataaaatacttccCTGGATATTCACTgagaaattttgtttttgaatgagAAACTTTTAGAAAATTTAGTCATcataacatattaaatatatataaaatagaatgaaaaagaaaaggcattctcAAGAAACTGGATGATCTACATCCACGTGAGCTCCTAAGGGTGACTTGAGCCCAGGGAAACAGGGAACTCTCAAAGGCGCAACAGCCAAATGgctataattttctatttatgtcCTCAGGTCCAGAAGCAGCTGAAAGCAACACAGACTTCCTTACAGTGAATGGGATTCTGGGGGAGCCAGTTACTTTCCCTTTAAATATCCAAGACTTACAGCAAGTTACCATCATTGTTTGGGTGAATTCCAAAACATCTGTTGCACTTGTAGTACCAGACTCAGGAAAAGCTCCCAAAGTTACCGTGACCCATCAAAATTATTATGAACGAATAAATATCTCACATCAGAACTACAACCTGGAGATCAGCAATCTGAGGTTGGAAGATGCAGGTATCTACAAAGCTGACATAACTGTAAAGACCTCTGAAAAGTCGGTCACCATCACCAAGAGCTACAACCTTCAAGTCTATCGTAAGTTGTGGGAGGATAGAgggcttgctttttatttttactttgcaaATTTGCTATTAAAAAGCACCTATATTTCTGACTGTTTGGTTCcctaaatcattttatacttataAATACTTATGTAACTATATTAATACTTTTCAAGAGGCTGTGTCTTTGCTTGCTTTTAGCAATGTAATCTTCCATCAACAGTTTGTCCcatggctttgtttttcttttctataaaatatgaataatcatACTATTCACTTCTCATAATTATTGTGAGGATCAAGTGAAATATTGTatgcaaaatacttttttaaaaaacctttatttttaaataattgcacGTTCATAGAAAGGTATAAAGACATGGATAGGGAGGTTTTATACCTACTGCACCCACATCTTTCACAACTATAGAACAATATCAAAGCCAAGAAATTGATATCAGCACAGCAAATAGAGCTTACTTATATTTCACCAGTTTTATAGGCATTCATTTATGTGTGACTATATGTGTTGCTCTGTGTAATTTACTGACATACGTAGCTTCCTGTAACTACTACCACTATCAAGATACTGAGCTGTACCATCACTAGGAGTTCCTCATCCTTTTATAGTCACCCATTACttacccctctcccctcccaaacGCCTAGAAAACATTAACCCATTGTTCAtgtgtataattatattatttttaaaatgtttatttagatggaatcacacagtatgccTACTTTTGAGAATGGCTCTTTTattcaatgtaattttttttttagagtcacCCTAATTATTGAAAGTATCAGTAGTCTATATCTTTTTTTGCAAGATAGCATTTCATGGTATAGATGTACTAGTTTGTTAACCATTCAcctattgagaaatattttagttgtttccagtttggggctattgtaaataagctgctataaatatttgttatacaaGTTTTTACctgaaataagtttttatttctctgagataAATGACCAAGAATGAAATCATAGGATAaaaaccatttttcttttaaaaaatgtattgttataaaatatacatggcataacatttaatattttagctATTGTTAAGTATACAGTTTAGTGGTATTAAGTACCTTCACAGTGTTGTATAATCATCATTGTTATTCATCAGAACCTTTCCCCCCTTTAAGAAGATTATTTTGGGACAGTTTAAGTTTCTTAGAGAAATTTAATAGAAAGTAtagaaaacagcaaaagaaactgacaaaacaaaaaggcagccaaccaaacaggagatgatatttgcaaacaacatctCTAATAAGGGATTagtgtccaaaatatataaagaactcacaaagctcagcaacaaacaaataaacaatccaatttaaaaatggagagaggacctgaacaggcacttctaccatgaagatatacaaatggccaacagatatatgaaaagatactcatctttactagctatttgagaaatgcacatcaaaactatAGTgaggccagacctgtggtggtgcagtgggtaaaaatgtcgacctgaaacactgaggtcgccagttcgaaaccccaggcttaccaggtcaaggcacatatgggagttgatgctttctgctcctccctccttctctctctctgtctctttctctctctgtctctctgtctcctctctctaaaatgaataaataaaatctaaaaataaaaaaactacagtgagataccacctcatacctgttaaattggctattgtcaacaagacaggtaataacacgtgttggagaggctgtggagaaaaagaaatcctcattcactgctggtgggaatgtaaactggtacagctattatggaagaaagtatggtggttcctcaaaaacttaacaatagaactaccatatggtctacagccataccaccctgaatgcacctgatctcatctgatctcagaagctaagcaaggtcgggcctggttagtacttggatggaagaactaccatatgactcagcaatccctctgtTGGATACCTACctaaaaatctcaaaaacattggtatgtaaagatacatgcacccctatgttcatcacagtatttattattcatggtggccaggacatggaaacaaccaaagtgtcctttgatagaggactggataaagaagatgtggtacatatatacagtggaatacatactactcagccataagaaatgctgatgtattgccatttatgacaacatggatggaccttgagaacattacactgagtgaaataagtaaatcagaagaagctaagaactatatgatttcacacataggtgcaatataaaactgagactcatagacataggtAAAAGCGAAGTAGTTAACAGGGGGAGGCAGCGGGGGTGGAGGGAGTAATTATggccaaatatacagtgatggaaaatgatttgactttgggtgatgggtatacaatgtaatcaactgttcaaatgccaaagaaatgtttacctgaaacctatgtatatttattgatcaatgtcacctgttaaatttaactttctaaataaaatattaaaataattaaaagtattgAGTTTTTAGAATtgtttaggtttatttttaatatggctAAAATAAGTTTTTAGTCTTTGCTTTTTCATGATGACTGGATTTAACaaacatttgaaatttttttaaaaatataacagttaGCTGTCATAAACTAGTATAGGCCAGCTCTAGCTTACCACTGGCTAATGTGTTTTTTCCTCATAGGTAGGCTTGGGAAGCCAAAAATTACTCAGCAAGTAATGTCATCTGTGAACAGTACCTGTAATGTCACACTGACATGCTCTgtggacaaagaagaaaaaaatgtgatgtaTAGCTGGAGTCCCCTGGGGAAAGAAGGTAGTGTCCTTCAAATCTTCCAGACTTCCGATAACCAACCTCTGACTTACACCTGTACAGCCTGGAACCCTGTCAGCAACAACTCTGACTCCATCTCTGCCCAGCAGCTCTGTGCAGGTAACCAGCTCTGTCCATCTCCCCTGGAGTCTTACAAATCATTCTAAGAGCTGTAAGGCCTGAATGTGGACCTCATTCTCCAGTGGAATTTGCTTCCCTTATGCCAGGCCTGGTCACCAAAGGCATCTCCTCCCGGAAAGCCCCAGAAATTATTCCAGAATCTTCTGAGAAATGTCAGGCATTTCAGTGCGTTCTGAGACAACTCCTGATCGGGTCCCTGATTTCAGTTTCTAACCCTGACTTTTAATAGCAGAAAATATAGTTTCCCCCAAAGCTTTGGTACTCTCCCAGAGGACACCCAATTTTGATAGTGCCCCTAGAATATGGACAAGCCTGCCCAGCTTCTTGAGCCTATTTTCTGAAAGATGTCTCACTGCATTTTCCATTTCCAGATATCACAATGGGCCTCCACACTCGCCACGCTGGATTGCTAAGTGGGCTGGCTGTGCTCTTTCTGACTATAATCATTCTATCTTCagtgcttttgtttcttttgtacaAGAGAAGACAAGGTAAGATTTTCCCATTGTGGAAATGTGCCATCCTTCTTCCTGGGATTGAAGTCCTTTATTTAAGGTGATGTGGAGAGGTCCTTTGTTCCAGAGTCAACATTTGAATTTATGACACAACTCTGCATGATCTTCAGAATCTGCTCATGGGATCACCAGTATTTGGTGGGCCCAGAGCTTGGGCTGAAGTTTCATACTACCATTAATAAGCTGTGCTTCATTAGACATACATCTTTACCTCTCTGGCTCAGTGTTCTCACATGTGAAATAAGGTTTGGACTAGAAAGTCTCCAAGGTCACTTTCAATTCTATAATATTTTGACTATGACCTTTGGAGAGTCATTGAGGaacatgtattaattttatatttgatggTTATCACTAGATTCTTCTTGATACCTCTAGATCCTCCTGTATTTGTACCAttctcaattcagaaaattttatcttaacaccctaggcagtggttctcaaagtgtgcaccagggtgcactggtgctccctagaagatttccaggtgtgccctgcaccctatgatattccagagaaatatgtgcctgttggtgaccaaaaaaccaacagggtttttggagtttagattttggggggacagaggtgtggggaattggctgtaagctgatagtctgcccaaccccccacctcactttcctgattaggttgcaaaaggctgttaagctgtggtgctggattgtttacaccaccccccatgttccccagaaagactggaggcaagtttcttctatcctttgtttggtataaagttaagatgatatgtatggtgggggttttggattgatgattaaacataaggaattgtctcttgaagccttttggatttctataaaagaagaatatatggcaatatcttaaaaagctttgaa
The DNA window shown above is from Saccopteryx bilineata isolate mSacBil1 chromosome 2, mSacBil1_pri_phased_curated, whole genome shotgun sequence and carries:
- the CD84 gene encoding SLAM family member 5 isoform X1 — its product is MPFLAQLIIPCKKMALRYLWILLLYLQTCPEAAESNTDFLTVNGILGEPVTFPLNIQDLQQVTIIVWVNSKTSVALVVPDSGKAPKVTVTHQNYYERINISHQNYNLEISNLRLEDAGIYKADITVKTSEKSVTITKSYNLQVYRRLGKPKITQQVMSSVNSTCNVTLTCSVDKEEKNVMYSWSPLGKEGSVLQIFQTSDNQPLTYTCTAWNPVSNNSDSISAQQLCADITMGLHTRHAGLLSGLAVLFLTIIILSSVLLFLLYKRRQGSYVKAFDKKPDAISNNTIYTYVMVSRNAQPAESRIYDEILPSMMEKNSTQDSKPPGTSSYEFVI
- the CD84 gene encoding SLAM family member 5 isoform X4; its protein translation is MPFLAQLIIPCKKMALRYLWILLLYLQTCPEAAESNTDFLTVNGILGEPVTFPLNIQDLQQVTIIVWVNSKTSVALVVPDSGKAPKVTVTHQNYYERINISHQNYNLEISNLRLEDAGIYKADITVKTSEKSVTITKSYNLQVYRRLGKPKITQQVMSSVNSTCNVTLTCSVDKEEKNVMYSWSPLGKEGSVLQIFQTSDNQPLTYTCTAWNPVSNNSDSISAQQLCADITMGLHTRHAGLLSGLAVLFLTIIILSSVLLFLLYKRRQGSYVKAFDKKPDGKKQHSGQQTSWDFKL
- the CD84 gene encoding SLAM family member 5 isoform X2, with amino-acid sequence MPFLAQLIIPCKKMALRYLWILLLYLQTCPEAAESNTDFLTVNGILGEPVTFPLNIQDLQQVTIIVWVNSKTSVALVVPDSGKAPKVTVTHQNYYERINISHQNYNLEISNLRLEDAGIYKADITVKTSEKSVTITKSYNLQVYRRLGKPKITQQVMSSVNSTCNVTLTCSVDKEEKNVMYSWSPLGKEGSVLQIFQTSDNQPLTYTCTAWNPVSNNSDSISAQQLCADITMGLHTRHAGLLSGLAVLFLTIIILSSVLLFLLYKRRQGSYVKAFDKKPDSMGRKSQLDHLPATSYVIIMLSPTIQYTHTSWFQEMPSQQSPESMMKSFHP
- the CD84 gene encoding SLAM family member 5 isoform X3, yielding MPFLAQLIIPCKKMALRYLWILLLYLQTCPEAAESNTDFLTVNGILGEPVTFPLNIQDLQQVTIIVWVNSKTSVALVVPDSGKAPKVTVTHQNYYERINISHQNYNLEISNLRLEDAGIYKADITVKTSEKSVTITKSYNLQVYRRLGKPKITQQVMSSVNSTCNVTLTCSVDKEEKNVMYSWSPLGKEGSVLQIFQTSDNQPLTYTCTAWNPVSNNSDSISAQQLCADITMGLHTRHAGLLSGLAVLFLTIIILSSVLLFLLYKRRQGSYVKAFDKKPDAISNNTIYTYVMVSRNAQPAESRIYDEILPSMVS